In the Halococcus sediminicola genome, GAACGGACCGCGGCGGGCCGCATCGACCAGGCGGACGCCGCCCGGAACCCGCGGCTGTCGTGGCAGGCGCTGTTCGAGGAGTAGTTCACAACTCATCACCGAGTGAGCCGCTGTGTTGCTAAGGTTTAGTAGCGCTGCGGTCGGCGGTTGGTATATGACCGTCGTCAGTGTCTCGATGCCCGAGGAACTGCTGAACCGAATCGACGAGTTCGCCGACGATCACGGCTATACCGGGCGCAGCGAGGTGATCCGTGACGCCGCGCGTGATCTTCTCGGGGAGTTCGAGGACGCACGACTCGAGGAGCGCGAACTCATGGGCGTCGTCACGGTGCTGTTCAACTACGAGACGACGAGCGTCGAGGAGCGACTGATGCACCTGCGCCACGAA is a window encoding:
- a CDS encoding nickel-responsive transcriptional regulator NikR encodes the protein MTVVSVSMPEELLNRIDEFADDHGYTGRSEVIRDAARDLLGEFEDARLEERELMGVVTVLFNYETTSVEERLMHLRHEHEALVAANFHSHVGNHYCMELFILDGSLEAISAFVGKIRATQNTLSVDYSVMPVDDFAGPLADSE